A part of Penaeus vannamei isolate JL-2024 chromosome 1, ASM4276789v1, whole genome shotgun sequence genomic DNA contains:
- the LOC113826849 gene encoding uncharacterized protein → MRIIFPQNCSRLPTPDSWPGTRTSWHPHLTSWHTLTSPPGTLTSPPGTLTSPPGTLTSPPGTPAPPGTLTSPPGTPAPPGTLTSPPGTPAPPGTLTSPPGTLPSWHPHLTSWHTLTSWHPLLLAHPHLLAYPLLLAPSPRGTPAPPGTLTSWHTLTSWHPHLLAHPLLMAPSPHLLVHPHLTSWHSHLLAHPLLLAPSPHLLAPSPPGTLTSPPGTPSPYLLAHPHLLAPAPPGTPSPPGTLTSPPGTPSPPGTPSPPGTLTSWHPHLLAPSPHLLAHPHLTSWHPHLLAPAPPGTPSPPGTPSPHLLAPSPPGTPSPPGTLTSWHPHLTSWHTLTSWHTLTSWHPHLLAPSPPGTLTSPPGTPSPPGTPSPPGTRTSWHPHLLAHPHLLAPAPPGTPSPPGTLTSPPGTPSPPGTPSPPGTLTSPPGTPSPPGTPSPHLLAPSPPSTLTSWHPHLLAPSPPGTLTSWHTLTSWHPHLLALPPLVHLLVGLFGFSGTGGGGEVEG, encoded by the exons ATGAGGATTATTTTCCCACAGAAT TGTtcccgactcccgactcccgactccTGGCCTGGCACCCGCACCTCCTggcaccctcacctcacctcctggcacaccctcacctcacctcctggcaccctcacctcacctcctggcaccctcacctcacctcctggcaccctcacctcacctcctggcACACCCGCACCTCCTGGcactctcacctcacctcctggCACACCCGCTCCTCCTggcaccctcacctcacctcctggcACACCCGCTCCTCCTggcaccctcacctcacctcctggcACCCTCCCCTCCTGGCACCCTCACCTTACCTCCTGGCACACCCTCACCTCCTGGCACCCGCTCCTCCTGGCACACCCTCACCTCCTGGCATACCCGCTCCTCCTGGCACCCTCACCTCGTGGCACACCCGCACCTCCTGGCACCCTCACCTCGTGGCACACTCTCACCTCCTGGCACCCGCACCTCCTGGCACACCCGCTCCTCATggcaccctcacctcacctcctggtacaccctcacctcacctcctggcACTCTCACCTCCTGGCACACCCGCTCCTCCTggcaccctcacctcacctcctggcACCCTCCCCTCCTggcaccctcacctcacctcctggcACACCCTCACCTTACCTCCTGGCACACCCTCACCTCCTGGCACCCGCTCCTCCTGGCACACCCTCACCTCCTggcaccctcacctcacctcctggcACACCCTCACCTCCTGGCACACCCTCACCTCCTGGCACCCTCACCTCCTGGCACCCTCACCTCCTGGCACCTTCACCTCACCTCCTGgcacaccctcacctcacctcctggcACCCTCACCTCCTGGCACCCGCACCTCCTGGCACACCCTCACCTCCTGgcacaccctcacctcacctcctggcaccctcacctcctggcacaccctcacctcctggcaccctcacctcctggcaccctcacctcacctcctggcACACCCTCACCTCCTGGCACACCCTCACCTCCTGGCACCCGCACCTCCTGGCACCCTCACCTCCTggcaccctcacctcacctcctggcACACCCTCACCTCCTGGCACACCCTCACCTCCTGGCACCCGCACCTCCTGGCACCCTCACCTCCTGGCACACCCTCACCTCCTGGCACCCGCTCCTCCTGGCACACCCTCACCTCCTggcaccctcacctcacctcctggcacaccctcacctcctggcacaccctcacctcctggcaccctcacctcacctcctggcacaccctcacctcctggcacaccctcacctcacctcctggcACCCTCACCTCCTAGCACCCTCACCTCCTGGCACCCTCACCTCCTAGCACCCTCACCTCCTGGCACCCTCACCTCCTGGCACACCCTCACCTCCTGGCACCCGCACCTCCTGGCACTCCCTCCTCTTGTCCACCTCCTCGTCGGCCTCTTTGGCTTCTCTGGCactggtggaggtggggaggtggaagggtaa